The proteins below are encoded in one region of Hordeum vulgare subsp. vulgare chromosome 3H, MorexV3_pseudomolecules_assembly, whole genome shotgun sequence:
- the LOC123444840 gene encoding bZIP transcription factor ABI5 homolog: MASEMSKDVKFSDEEVTSHPRVGEGEEQTVGPARQSSIFALTLDELQNSVCNPGRNFGSMNMDEFMSNIWNAEEFLAATGGCLVGMEEVPVVGGGGSGGGGGDAGGSTLCRQGSFSLPPPLCRKTVEEVWAEINREPRPVHAQPQAARPSPQPPVQPPAGNGGGAVAANGRQGTLGEMTLEQFLVKAGVVRGSVAGGQAPMPGGMVHGQMNPMQQGQQPGPMMYQMAPANGMFPVMGDGMGFVPNGYAGMAVVPPPPPSQGGVGIVSPGSSDGRSAMTQADMVNCMADGAMMENGGARKRGAPGDQSCERSIERRHRRMIKNRESAARSRARKQAYTVELEAELNHLKEENARLKAEEKTILLTKKQMLVEKMMEQSKENVNAKKGGALSRRCGSCSW, encoded by the exons ATGGCGTCGGAGATGAGCAAGGACGTGAAGTTCTCCGACGAGGAAGTCACCTCGCACCCGCGCGTCGGCGAAGGTGAGGAGCAAACGGTTGGGCCGGCGCGGCAGTCTTCCATCTTCGCGCTGACGCTGGACGAGCTGCAAAACTCGGTGTGTAACCCAGGGCGCAATTTTGGGTCCATGAACATGGACGAGTTCATGAGCAACATCTGGAATGCCGAGGAGTTCCTAGCGGCGACCGGCGGTTGCCTGGTGGGCATGGAGGAGGTTCCTGTGGTGGGTGGTGGTGGAAGCGGCGGAGGTGGCGGAGATGCAGGAGGAAGCACCCTATGCCGGCAGGGGTCGTTCTCCCTGCCTCCCCCGCTGTGCCGCAAGACGGTGGAGGAGGTGTGGGCTGAGATCAATAGGGAGCCCCGCCCGGTGCATGCCCAGCCTCAGGCCGCGCGACCCTCACCGCAGCCTCCTGTGCAGCCACCTGCGGGGAACGGCGGCGGTGCGGTTGCGGCCAACGGCCGGCAGGGGACGCTAGGCGAGATGACGCTGGAGCAGTTCCTTGTCAAGGCCGGCGTGGTCCGAGGATCTGTGGCCGGCGGCCAGGCGCCTATGCCGGGCGGCATGGTCCATGGACAGATGAACCCCATGCAGCAGGGGCAGCAGCCTGGCCCAATGATGTACCAGATGGCACCGGCCAACGGCATGTTCCCGGTGATGGGCGACGGCATGGGGTTCGTCCCCAACGGTTATGCAGGGATGGCCGTggtgccgccgccaccaccttctCAAGGTGGGGTGGGTATCGTGAGCCCCGGGTCGTCGGACGGGAGGAGCGCCATGACGCAGGCTGACATGGTGAACTGCATGGCCGACGGCGCGATGATGGAGAACGGCGGCGCCCGTAAACGCGGCGCCCCGGGGGATCAGTCCTGCGAGAGGAGCATCGAGCGTCGCCACCGCCGCATGATCAAGAACCGCGAGTCAGCCGCACGATCGCGTGCCAGGAAGCAG GCTTATACCGTGGAGCTTGAAGCTGAACTGAACCATCTCAAGGAGGAGAATGCTCGTCTGAAAGCTGAGGAG AAGACGATTCTGCTGACCAAGAAACAAATG CTGGTGGAGAAGATGATGGAACAGTCCAAGGAGAACGTGAACGCCAAGAAAGGTGGCGCACTGTCGCGGCGCTGCGGCAGCTGCAGCTGGTGA